A stretch of Microbacterium sp. 4R-513 DNA encodes these proteins:
- a CDS encoding MFS transporter, which translates to MNAVELDEAARAAPELPKVGARYIWFMVLAQFGVFMAFITPLAISLTIRVNTLAPGHPEYLGFITGAGALFVMLTSPFMGIWSDRTRTRIGRRRPFMIGGMLVGVLSLVVMAVAPNVLVVGLGWILAQWGWGTTLSNLQISTADRLPESQRGKVAGLTSFATQIAPVFGVILAQFFTGDPLLLFLVPGAVGVLFVLLFVTLVHEDDSRPLPKDPITVLQLLSKYVYNPRKHPDFSWNWLSRFLFFTGITLNTTYTAFFFADRLGIAVESVAGIIATLSLGGILAVTLGAIGGGFLSDRLKRRRLFVLLGGLIMAVGMLLQAFAPGLALLITGSLIASVGLGLFAAVDQALLLDVLPERETDAGRFMGITGFATSIPQSIAPLVASGILLIGVTGDERNYTLLFIVAAVSVVLAGAVVLRIRSVR; encoded by the coding sequence GTGAACGCTGTCGAGCTCGACGAGGCGGCACGCGCCGCTCCCGAGCTGCCCAAGGTGGGCGCTCGCTACATCTGGTTCATGGTGCTGGCGCAGTTCGGCGTCTTCATGGCCTTCATCACTCCGCTGGCGATCTCGCTCACGATCCGGGTCAACACGCTGGCACCTGGTCATCCCGAGTATCTGGGGTTCATCACCGGCGCGGGCGCCCTCTTCGTGATGCTCACCTCGCCGTTCATGGGGATCTGGAGCGACCGCACCCGCACGCGGATCGGACGTCGCCGGCCCTTCATGATCGGCGGCATGCTCGTGGGCGTGCTCTCGCTGGTCGTGATGGCCGTCGCACCGAACGTCCTCGTCGTGGGGCTCGGCTGGATCCTCGCCCAGTGGGGCTGGGGCACGACGCTCAGCAACCTGCAGATCTCCACCGCCGACCGCCTGCCCGAGTCGCAGCGGGGCAAGGTGGCCGGGTTGACGAGCTTCGCGACTCAGATCGCCCCGGTGTTCGGCGTGATCCTCGCGCAGTTCTTCACCGGCGACCCCCTGCTTCTCTTCCTGGTCCCCGGTGCGGTGGGAGTGCTGTTCGTCCTGCTGTTCGTCACGCTCGTTCATGAGGACGACAGCCGTCCGCTGCCGAAGGACCCCATCACTGTCCTCCAACTCCTGTCGAAGTACGTCTACAACCCGCGCAAGCACCCCGACTTCTCGTGGAACTGGCTGAGCCGTTTCCTCTTCTTCACCGGCATCACCCTGAACACGACGTACACGGCCTTCTTCTTCGCCGACCGGCTCGGCATCGCCGTGGAGTCCGTCGCCGGCATCATCGCGACACTGAGCCTGGGCGGCATCCTCGCCGTGACGTTGGGGGCGATCGGCGGCGGCTTCCTCTCCGACCGTCTCAAGCGACGCCGTCTGTTCGTGCTGCTGGGCGGCCTGATCATGGCGGTCGGGATGCTGCTGCAGGCGTTCGCCCCTGGCCTGGCCCTGCTCATCACCGGGTCGCTCATCGCCTCGGTCGGACTGGGCCTGTTCGCCGCGGTCGACCAGGCGCTGCTGCTGGACGTGCTTCCCGAGCGGGAGACGGACGCCGGCCGCTTCATGGGAATCACCGGATTCGCCACCTCCATCCCGCAGTCGATCGCCCCGCTCGTCGCTTCCGGGATCCTGCTCATCGGCGTCACCGGCGATGAGCGCAACTACACGCTGCTGTTCATCGTCGCCGCGGTCTCCGTGGTCCTCGCGGGCGCCGTCGTACTCCGCATCCGCTCCGTCCGCTGA